In the candidate division WOR-3 bacterium genome, one interval contains:
- a CDS encoding GTP-binding protein, with amino-acid sequence MAKGKFDRTKPHLNVGTIGHVDHGKSTLTSAITKVL; translated from the coding sequence ATGGCGAAGGGCAAGTTTGATAGGACGAAGCCGCATTTAAATGTTGGGACGATTGGACATGTAGATCATGGGAAGTCCACGTTGACTTCTGCGATAACAAAGGTTTTAT
- a CDS encoding small multi-drug export protein: MDPIIKIVILSLLPISELRGSIPLGLSSGIPIYVVFPISVASNILVFPIFYLFLSSIHNLLMKINLYRKTFNFFLERTRKNLSPKIEKYGYIGLTLFVAIPLPVTGAYTGTLGAWFFKMQKRKSFLSIIVGVFIAGIIVSLVSIFGIQMFDIFIKK, from the coding sequence ATGGATCCTATTATAAAAATTGTAATTCTTTCTCTTCTCCCTATATCTGAGCTAAGAGGGAGTATTCCATTAGGACTCTCTTCTGGAATTCCAATTTATGTTGTCTTTCCCATAAGTGTTGCTTCCAACATTCTTGTTTTCCCAATCTTCTATTTATTTCTCTCTTCCATTCACAATTTGTTAATGAAAATAAATTTATATAGAAAAACATTCAATTTCTTCCTTGAAAGAACAAGAAAAAACCTTAGCCCAAAAATAGAGAAATACGGATATATTGGATTAACTCTCTTTGTAGCCATTCCCTTACCTGTTACGGGTGCATACACTGGAACTCTTGGTGCGTGGTTTTTTAAAATGCAAAAAAGAAAATCTTTTCTTTCAATAATTGTAGGAGTGTTTATCGCAGGAATAATTGTAAGTCTGGTTTCAATCTTTGGAATTCAAATGTTTGATATTTTTATCAAAAAATAA